A stretch of Lysinibacillus agricola DNA encodes these proteins:
- a CDS encoding hybrid sensor histidine kinase/response regulator: MKKRKIVLIISLFFIFLTGSRILWLELFKNSDQPYAVKGQIDLRNWNFFDGHSITLDGEWEFYPYYWLISEEKNLQSTEDHAKYIQVPKGWGTSLQEGEMTPYGYGSYRLKLLVNPEDNITYSIRVPSVRSSSEIYVNGRRLEKSGEIGENAENTVAKNVPYTASFEANGHKEIEIIVQASNFKDPRGGGIVRSIKLGKEDILAWETQLSVTMQQLVAVVFLIHAIYSIILYLVGNKDKRFLYFSLLSICTMFYYLLASDDKLLSYWFPINYDWGFKLVHLAMVGIGFSLLQCIKHWLPHHVRKYISWFSIFCGIATFMAIVLPTRYIVTNQEIYIIILGIALVITILTVMRKSIKEIRSNIFLLLAILAFGNNMIWDGLLLIFGIKVIMYPFDLIITMACLATLWFKGYSKVYSDTKDLASKLQKTDKLKDEFLANTSHELRNPLHGILNISKAVLEREEHVLSDKSVKDLETVLSVGRRMSLMLNDLLDVMSLKDNTPKLQLRTFSIHTIVSGVLDMLYVMREGKQIQLINKIPENFPKVVADENRVIQIVFNLLHNAVKYTNEGEVTISGHVKNGMAEIVISDTGIGIDKEALQRIFEPYEQGTLSKAMIEGGFGLGLSISKRLVELHGGTLQANSVVGKGSEFTFTLPISNLRDEQNTENVALRSNAKDALTGVTFTNPINYHAENHSIFEANRPRVLVVDDDPVNLRVIETILSIEKYDLVTVTSGSKALEILMSQEWDLVISDVMMPNMSGYELVRTIRQQFSITELPVLLLTARSQPQDIENGFLAGANDYVTKPVDALELSSRVKALTDVKQSAQERLRMEAAWLQAQIQPHFLFNTLNSIITLSEIDLERTSKLLEALSDFLRESFKFQNIDELVPIEDELNLVRSYLYIHKERFGERINITWDVDVSTDVMIPSLTIQPLIENALKHGILPRENGGNIHLRIVDYDTYIEITVSDDGIGMDEATMERLLVRKSEISTGIGLLNTDLRLKQHYGEGLQINSKLNQGTSISFVVLKKKEKSKQWSKALSN; this comes from the coding sequence ATGAAAAAGAGAAAAATTGTTCTCATCATTAGCTTGTTTTTTATATTTCTAACAGGCTCACGAATTTTATGGCTGGAGTTATTTAAAAATTCAGATCAACCATATGCTGTAAAAGGGCAAATCGATTTAAGAAATTGGAATTTTTTTGACGGCCATTCCATTACCCTTGATGGAGAGTGGGAGTTTTATCCTTATTATTGGTTGATTAGTGAAGAGAAGAATTTACAATCAACGGAGGATCATGCTAAATACATACAGGTTCCAAAGGGATGGGGTACTTCTTTACAAGAGGGAGAGATGACCCCTTATGGTTACGGTTCATATCGCTTAAAATTACTCGTCAATCCAGAAGACAATATAACTTACAGTATTCGAGTTCCGAGTGTTCGGAGTTCCTCAGAAATTTATGTAAATGGACGACGGTTGGAAAAATCAGGAGAAATAGGGGAGAATGCAGAAAATACAGTTGCCAAAAATGTTCCATATACGGCTTCCTTTGAAGCAAACGGTCATAAAGAAATCGAAATTATTGTTCAGGCTTCTAACTTTAAGGATCCTCGTGGCGGTGGAATTGTTCGCTCCATTAAATTAGGAAAAGAAGATATATTAGCTTGGGAAACTCAATTGTCAGTAACAATGCAGCAACTGGTGGCTGTAGTTTTTCTAATACACGCTATCTATTCCATCATTTTATATTTGGTAGGAAACAAGGATAAAAGATTTCTTTACTTTTCTCTGTTATCGATATGCACTATGTTTTATTACCTATTAGCAAGCGATGACAAATTATTATCTTATTGGTTTCCGATTAATTACGACTGGGGTTTTAAATTAGTTCATCTTGCTATGGTAGGGATAGGCTTTTCACTACTCCAATGCATAAAACATTGGTTGCCTCACCATGTGAGAAAATATATAAGTTGGTTTAGTATTTTTTGTGGTATAGCTACATTTATGGCAATCGTGCTGCCTACTCGCTATATAGTAACTAATCAAGAAATATATATAATAATTTTAGGTATTGCGTTGGTAATAACGATCCTAACAGTAATGCGAAAATCTATTAAAGAGATCAGAAGTAATATATTTTTACTTCTTGCCATATTAGCATTTGGCAATAATATGATTTGGGATGGCCTACTTCTCATCTTTGGGATAAAAGTGATCATGTATCCATTTGATCTTATTATCACAATGGCTTGTTTGGCTACTTTATGGTTTAAAGGATATTCTAAAGTTTATTCGGATACAAAAGACCTTGCTAGTAAGCTACAAAAAACAGATAAGTTAAAGGATGAATTCCTCGCCAATACGTCTCATGAGTTACGAAATCCACTCCATGGGATACTTAACATTTCTAAAGCTGTTTTGGAAAGAGAAGAACATGTACTCAGTGACAAAAGTGTCAAGGATTTAGAAACAGTGCTGTCAGTAGGGCGTCGTATGTCACTTATGTTAAATGATTTACTGGACGTTATGAGCTTAAAAGACAATACACCCAAGCTACAACTTAGAACTTTTTCGATTCACACAATTGTATCGGGTGTATTAGATATGCTCTATGTAATGAGAGAAGGAAAGCAGATTCAGTTAATTAATAAAATCCCTGAAAATTTTCCAAAAGTAGTTGCTGATGAAAATAGGGTTATTCAAATTGTTTTCAATTTACTTCATAATGCAGTGAAATACACGAACGAGGGTGAAGTAACCATATCAGGTCATGTGAAAAATGGTATGGCGGAAATTGTGATTTCGGATACTGGTATTGGTATTGATAAGGAAGCCCTTCAGCGTATATTTGAACCTTATGAGCAGGGTACCCTTAGTAAGGCAATGATTGAAGGCGGATTTGGGCTAGGACTTAGTATTAGTAAACGTTTGGTTGAACTACATGGGGGAACATTACAAGCAAATTCAGTTGTAGGTAAAGGGTCAGAATTTACTTTTACCCTACCAATATCAAATCTAAGAGATGAGCAAAATACAGAAAATGTGGCTCTGCGATCAAATGCGAAGGATGCTTTAACAGGAGTGACTTTTACAAATCCAATTAATTATCACGCTGAAAACCATTCAATCTTTGAAGCAAATCGACCTAGAGTATTGGTCGTGGATGATGATCCAGTTAACTTAAGAGTTATCGAAACAATTCTTTCAATAGAAAAATATGACTTAGTAACAGTCACAAGTGGTAGTAAAGCTCTCGAAATATTAATGTCTCAAGAGTGGGATTTGGTCATATCAGACGTGATGATGCCAAATATGTCTGGATACGAATTAGTACGTACGATTCGTCAGCAATTTTCAATAACAGAACTCCCTGTTTTGCTTCTTACAGCAAGAAGTCAGCCTCAAGACATTGAAAATGGATTTTTAGCTGGTGCTAATGATTACGTCACAAAGCCTGTTGATGCTCTGGAGTTAAGTTCAAGAGTAAAAGCACTTACTGACGTTAAACAATCTGCACAAGAAAGACTTCGAATGGAGGCAGCTTGGCTTCAGGCACAAATACAGCCTCATTTTTTATTCAATACATTAAATTCCATTATCACATTAAGTGAAATTGATCTTGAGCGTACAAGTAAGCTGCTCGAAGCACTCAGTGATTTTTTAAGGGAATCATTTAAGTTCCAAAATATTGATGAACTTGTTCCAATTGAGGATGAGTTAAATCTTGTACGATCCTATCTATATATTCATAAGGAACGTTTTGGGGAGCGGATAAATATAACGTGGGATGTGGACGTTTCTACAGACGTCATGATCCCATCACTGACCATTCAACCATTGATTGAAAATGCTTTGAAACATGGTATTTTGCCCCGTGAAAATGGCGGGAATATTCATCTTCGCATTGTAGATTATGACACATACATTGAGATCACTGTGTCGGATGATGGTATTGGCATGGATGAAGCGACGATGGAACGTTTACTTGTAAGAAAATCGGAGATATCAACTGGAATTGGATTGCTGAATACAGACCTCCGTTTAAAACAACATTACGGTGAGGGACTTCAAATTAACAGTAAACTAAATCAAGGTACATCCATATCGTTCGTTGTTCTGAAAAAGAAAGAAAAATCAAAGCAATGGAGTAAGGCACTGTCTAATTAA
- a CDS encoding HAD family hydrolase, whose amino-acid sequence MGFLLPKAKSISGIADEQDFVCQVPLIKVVIGQPTDILAANAAGIMSFGALWGEGNKDKLVGAFPTDILHNPEDILAINRLYITR is encoded by the coding sequence GTGGGATTCTTGCTACCAAAGGCGAAGTCCATTTCTGGTATCGCTGACGAGCAAGATTTCGTGTGCCAAGTACCTTTAATAAAAGTCGTAATTGGTCAGCCAACAGATATTTTAGCTGCTAATGCGGCTGGTATAATGAGTTTTGGCGCATTATGGGGAGAAGGCAATAAAGATAAATTAGTAGGTGCATTCCCTACTGATATATTACATAACCCTGAAGATATTTTAGCTATTAATCGACTTTATATTACTCGATAA
- a CDS encoding Lrp/AsnC family transcriptional regulator — protein MLDSTDMRIIDELSKNSRITMKELGEKVHLTGQAASSRVAKLEDNGVIEGYTINVNQVKLGSIVHAFLNIYTKSPYHEPFLSFIKTQQHYIINNFKISGDSCYLLECRFPSNEVLDQFLVDLNKHANYKLSIVISK, from the coding sequence ATGTTAGATAGTACGGATATGCGTATTATAGATGAGCTTTCCAAGAACAGCCGTATTACGATGAAAGAATTGGGTGAGAAAGTTCATTTGACTGGGCAAGCAGCGTCATCGAGGGTTGCAAAACTAGAAGATAATGGAGTCATTGAGGGCTATACAATTAACGTTAATCAAGTAAAATTAGGGAGCATTGTCCATGCATTTCTTAATATTTATACAAAAAGTCCGTACCATGAACCTTTTCTTTCATTTATAAAAACGCAGCAGCATTATATTATTAATAACTTTAAAATTAGCGGAGATAGTTGCTATCTTCTTGAATGCAGATTCCCGTCAAATGAGGTACTAGATCAGTTTTTAGTCGATTTAAATAAGCATGCAAACTATAAATTGTCTATTGTCATTAGTAAATAG
- a CDS encoding alpha/beta fold hydrolase, translating to MKHTIYNSDNGRLKILTHYEQYLNSFDFEVERAFVDTSFGKTHVLMAGPKEGKPLFIFQGGNCVNPMTLSWLKPLIQKYRIYAPDTIGHPGYSEQKRISAKDDSFAQWIAELMDYFNIKKCAFLGPSYGAGIVLRLATYMPDRIDCAVLVSPAGLKLGSKMEMIQHILIPLLLFKNTSSAKYLEKITDRMSADCMKEMDRQIIGDIFRYVKLEQEMPKLTVRKELENYFSPTLIIAGEKDIFFPKKKIKRRAEQVIPNLTIFQSFNMGHFPSDDYLEKINNVIINFLNNYY from the coding sequence ATGAAGCATACAATTTATAACAGTGATAACGGTAGATTGAAAATTTTAACGCACTATGAACAGTATTTAAATTCATTTGATTTTGAAGTTGAAAGGGCTTTTGTGGATACATCCTTTGGAAAAACACATGTGCTTATGGCTGGTCCAAAAGAAGGAAAGCCATTGTTTATTTTTCAAGGTGGGAATTGCGTTAATCCGATGACACTCTCCTGGTTAAAGCCCTTAATACAAAAATATAGAATTTATGCGCCTGATACGATTGGTCATCCAGGATATAGTGAGCAAAAGAGAATTTCAGCTAAGGATGATAGCTTTGCGCAATGGATAGCTGAATTGATGGATTATTTTAACATTAAAAAATGTGCTTTTTTAGGGCCATCGTACGGAGCGGGTATCGTTTTAAGGTTAGCTACTTATATGCCAGATAGGATAGATTGTGCTGTGCTTGTTTCTCCTGCTGGATTAAAACTTGGCTCCAAAATGGAGATGATTCAACATATCTTAATCCCTTTGCTCTTGTTTAAAAATACTTCGTCAGCAAAGTATCTTGAAAAAATTACCGATAGAATGTCTGCTGATTGTATGAAGGAGATGGACCGGCAGATTATTGGAGATATTTTTCGTTACGTAAAATTAGAGCAAGAGATGCCAAAATTAACAGTTAGAAAAGAATTAGAAAATTACTTTTCACCTACATTAATTATCGCTGGAGAGAAGGACATTTTCTTTCCGAAAAAGAAGATTAAAAGAAGAGCTGAACAAGTCATACCGAATTTGACTATTTTTCAATCATTTAACATGGGGCATTTCCCTTCGGATGATTACTTAGAAAAAATAAATAACGTTATTATTAATTTTTTAAATAATTATTATTGA
- a CDS encoding AraC family transcriptional regulator, translating into MLEERTVHFDNDLQIEAYRFCGIMQKFPNHFHEYYVIGFIESGQRRLTCKNKEYIINTGDLICFNPLDNHACEQIDNKTLDYRCLNIKPEIMRKVTKEITGKDYLPQFKTPVAYLSEQTSILHNLHQMIMNELPNDEKQETFYIFIKQLIDEYTEPPNEADSGAKTEMIKNLCQYIEAHYQERITLDDLARMANMNKYSLVRAFTRVRGITPYRYLQTIRINEAKKLLEQGVPPLDAALYSGFGDQSHFSHFFMEFIGLTPKQYQYFFTKLDEQSTIRKD; encoded by the coding sequence ATGTTAGAAGAAAGAACCGTTCACTTTGATAATGATCTTCAGATTGAAGCCTATCGTTTCTGTGGAATCATGCAAAAATTCCCAAACCACTTCCATGAATACTATGTGATTGGGTTCATAGAGAGTGGCCAAAGACGATTAACTTGCAAGAACAAAGAATATATCATCAATACCGGTGATTTAATATGTTTTAATCCTCTGGATAATCATGCTTGTGAACAGATTGACAACAAAACATTAGATTATCGATGTTTAAATATTAAGCCTGAAATCATGCGAAAAGTAACCAAAGAGATTACTGGAAAAGACTATCTGCCCCAGTTTAAAACTCCAGTTGCTTATTTAAGTGAACAAACAAGCATATTACATAATCTTCATCAGATGATCATGAACGAATTACCAAATGATGAAAAGCAAGAAACATTTTATATTTTTATCAAGCAGTTAATTGACGAATATACAGAGCCTCCTAATGAAGCTGATTCTGGTGCAAAAACAGAAATGATTAAAAATCTTTGTCAATATATAGAAGCACATTATCAAGAGCGAATTACTTTAGATGATTTAGCGAGAATGGCAAATATGAATAAATATTCTTTAGTTCGAGCATTTACCCGTGTTCGCGGCATTACGCCGTATCGCTATCTACAAACAATACGTATCAATGAGGCAAAGAAGCTTTTGGAACAGGGAGTGCCGCCATTAGATGCGGCCCTGTATAGTGGCTTCGGCGATCAAAGTCACTTTAGCCATTTTTTTATGGAATTTATCGGTTTAACACCTAAACAATATCAATATTTTTTTACTAAACTTGATGAACAATCGACTATTAGAAAGGACTAG
- a CDS encoding NUDIX domain-containing protein has protein sequence MEKEKSTKVGVGAVILDKANKILLVLRKKAPEAGCWSLPGGKVDYMETIENAIIREIKEELGVDIEITQLVCVTNHIIQSENVHYVAPTFAARITNGEVQNREPHALEEVQWFSINEIPENITMTTDYALKQLKFF, from the coding sequence ATGGAAAAAGAGAAATCAACAAAAGTTGGCGTGGGGGCGGTTATCCTAGATAAGGCTAATAAAATTTTACTCGTTTTACGTAAAAAAGCACCTGAAGCAGGCTGTTGGAGCTTACCTGGTGGCAAGGTTGACTACATGGAAACAATAGAAAATGCGATCATACGTGAGATAAAGGAAGAGCTTGGAGTGGACATCGAAATTACACAATTGGTATGTGTGACCAACCATATTATTCAATCAGAGAATGTTCATTATGTTGCGCCTACTTTCGCTGCTCGTATTACGAATGGAGAAGTACAAAATAGAGAGCCTCATGCTTTAGAGGAAGTGCAGTGGTTTTCAATAAATGAAATCCCAGAAAACATAACAATGACAACCGATTATGCGCTGAAACAGTTAAAGTTTTTTTGA
- a CDS encoding MBL fold metallo-hydrolase, whose product MNIQQIRNATLVLEYAGKKFLVDPFLANKGAYTPYPNSLRQDQNNPLVPLPTSIDNLINVDAVIVTHLHLDHFDEVAKEVLPKDLKMFVQNEEDAKEVKNAGFSNVEVLQEDTVFEGIQLIKTEGEHGRGEILKFTGQVCGVVFNHPNEKRLYIAGDTVWYDGVQEVLEKNQPEIIIVNGGDNQFLEGGSLIMGKDDIYEVYKAAPNAKIIVSHMEAVNHWTLSREDLRSFINEKGITAHVFVPEDGEEYIF is encoded by the coding sequence ATGAACATTCAACAAATTCGCAATGCCACTTTAGTACTCGAATATGCAGGGAAAAAGTTTTTAGTTGACCCATTTTTAGCAAATAAAGGTGCTTATACACCTTATCCAAATTCTTTAAGACAGGATCAAAATAACCCATTAGTTCCATTACCAACATCAATTGACAATCTCATTAATGTCGATGCTGTAATCGTTACTCATTTGCATTTAGATCATTTTGATGAAGTCGCTAAAGAAGTACTACCAAAAGATCTTAAAATGTTTGTACAAAATGAAGAAGATGCTAAAGAGGTTAAAAATGCTGGCTTTTCCAATGTGGAAGTTTTACAAGAAGATACAGTTTTTGAAGGTATTCAATTAATTAAAACAGAAGGTGAACATGGCAGGGGAGAAATTTTAAAATTTACTGGTCAAGTGTGTGGCGTTGTCTTTAACCACCCAAATGAAAAAAGATTATATATCGCTGGTGATACTGTATGGTATGACGGAGTACAAGAAGTTTTAGAAAAAAATCAACCAGAAATTATAATTGTTAATGGGGGAGACAATCAATTTTTAGAGGGAGGCTCTCTCATAATGGGAAAAGATGATATTTATGAAGTATATAAAGCTGCTCCAAACGCAAAAATTATCGTAAGTCATATGGAAGCTGTCAATCATTGGACATTATCAAGAGAGGATTTAAGAAGCTTTATAAATGAAAAAGGAATCACTGCTCATGTGTTCGTGCCGGAAGACGGTGAAGAATATATATTTTAA
- a CDS encoding DMT family transporter produces the protein MEKKNTVGHTAALITILIWGTTFISTKILLNDFTPIEILFFRFVIGFVALMMIYPYRLKLTNKKHEFIFASAGLCGVTFYYLLENIALTFTMASNVGVISSVVPFFTAILTYLFLKEEPLRINFFIGFIVAITGIYLISFNSTSKFQLNPLGDLLAVIATLVWATYSVLTKKISGYGYHTIQTTRRVFFYGILFMMPALFLFDFEWELKRFTNPVSLFNIIFLGLGASALCFITWGYAVKTLGTIKSSIYIYAVPVITVLTSIIVLHEQITYLAAFGIVLTLSGLFISEKNLVQKNRKKTRV, from the coding sequence ATGGAGAAAAAAAATACTGTTGGTCATACAGCAGCACTTATTACCATTTTGATTTGGGGAACAACTTTTATCTCTACTAAAATATTATTGAATGATTTTACCCCTATTGAAATCCTATTTTTTCGTTTTGTCATAGGTTTCGTTGCGTTAATGATGATCTACCCGTACCGACTAAAATTAACGAATAAAAAACATGAATTTATTTTTGCTAGTGCTGGTTTATGTGGTGTTACGTTTTATTACCTTTTAGAGAATATTGCCTTAACCTTTACAATGGCTTCTAATGTTGGCGTTATCAGTTCCGTCGTTCCCTTTTTCACAGCCATTCTCACCTACCTATTTTTGAAGGAGGAACCATTACGGATCAACTTTTTCATTGGATTTATTGTTGCAATTACTGGAATCTACCTCATCAGCTTTAACAGTACTTCAAAGTTCCAGCTAAACCCCTTAGGAGATTTATTAGCTGTAATTGCTACGCTCGTTTGGGCTACTTATTCTGTATTGACTAAAAAAATAAGTGGTTACGGATATCATACAATTCAAACGACAAGAAGGGTGTTTTTTTACGGGATTCTATTTATGATGCCTGCCCTTTTCCTGTTTGATTTTGAATGGGAACTGAAACGTTTTACAAATCCAGTTTCTTTATTCAATATAATATTCTTAGGTCTTGGTGCTTCTGCTCTTTGTTTTATTACATGGGGCTATGCTGTTAAAACGCTAGGCACCATTAAAAGTAGTATTTATATTTACGCGGTTCCTGTCATTACAGTACTAACATCTATAATTGTATTACATGAACAAATAACTTATTTGGCGGCATTCGGTATAGTTCTAACATTATCTGGTCTTTTTATTTCTGAGAAAAACTTAGTTCAAAAAAACAGAAAAAAAACACGAGTCTAA